One genomic window of Choloepus didactylus isolate mChoDid1 chromosome 27, mChoDid1.pri, whole genome shotgun sequence includes the following:
- the SPACA6 gene encoding sperm acrosome membrane-associated protein 6 isoform X8: MALDLAPPLGRGAHSRPRPAPRGVQRPALPPWKSASSPVTFSRGASGLQEFSRLFRCRGCYSTVCDLPLDCPVKDVTVAQGDQALFSCAVNFQLPEEEVAYSWKFAEGGACPAAPSPPACGHPAAPHPGPVSLPRAAGGPREPGADPAGAGQAPRDLLLRDQARPAPPGAALLLPQRDAAAPAQRGRAPGLLPGSAELDGQGGGRGRALEAEPGRAAGPARGADAEQPVPARAGCGLPVSESDPAWVVSPRARTAPAFLSFLPQTPESRSRPSSLPRVQAPRPSSLGLGSPGPQTLLPWTLLPQPRESRSPDPPPSDPGVQPPDPPLSDPGVQVPRPSSLRPGSPGPQTLLPQTRESSPQTLLPRTLHLQHRESRSPDPPPSDSGVQVPRPSSLGPSSLSPGSPGPQTLLPRTQESSHQTLLSRTRESRSPDPPPSAPGVQAPRPSSLKPWSPAPRPSSLRPRNPGHFVLQIQESGPHPPLELGCLGLQDSHFWPPTP, encoded by the exons ATGGCCCTGGATCTAGCTCCGCCTCTGGGGAGGGGGGCACACagcaggccccgccccgcccccagggGCGTACAGAGACCCGCCCTGCCCCCTTGGAAGTCTGCATCCAGCCCGGTGACATTCTCTAGGGGAGCTTCAG GTCTCCAGGAGTTCTCCCGGCTCTTCAGGTGCCGCGGGTGCTATTCCACCGTCTGCGACCTCCCGCTGGACTGCCCAG TCAAGGACGTGACGGTGGCGCAGGGCGATCAGGCTCTGTTCTCGTGCGCCGTGAACTTCCAGCTACCCGAGGAGGAGGTCGCCTATTCCTGGAAGTTCGCAGAAGGAGGG GCGTGCCCTGCAGCCCCCTCGCCTCCAGCCTGCGGGCATCCCGCAGCTCCGCACCCAGGACCAGTCTCACTTCCGCGAGCTGCGGGGGGCCCGAGGGAACCTGGCGCGGATCCGGCCGGCGCAGGCCAAGCACCAAGGGACCTTCTCCTGCGAGATCAAGCACGACCAGCGCCTCCTGGCGCGGCTCTACTTCTTCCTCAACG TGACGCGGCCGCCCCCGCGCAAAGAGGGCGCGCTCCAGGTCTCCTTCCGGGAAGTGCTGAACTGGACGGACAAGGAGGGGGACGTGGTCGAGCCCTGGAGGCCGAGCCTGGGCGAGCTGCTGGCCCAGCCCGGGGCGCTGACGCCGAGCAACCAGTTCCTGCTCGCGCTGGCTGCGGCCTTCCTGTCAGCGAGTCTGACCCTGCTTGGGTGGTGAGTCCCCGAGCCCGCACAGCCCCCGCATTTCTGAGCTTCCTCCCTCAGACCCCGGAGTCCAGGTCCAGACCCTCCTCCCTCCCGAGAGTCCAG GCCCCCAGACCCTCCTCCCTCGGACTCGGGAGTCCAGGTCCCCAGACCCTCCTCCCTTGGACCCTCCTCCCTCAGCCCCGGGAGTCCAGGTCCCCAGACCCTCCTCCCTCGGACCCAGGAGTCCAGCCACCAGACCCTCCTCTCTCGGACCCGGGAGTCCAGGTCCCCagaccctcctccctcagacccgggAGTCCAGGTCCCCagaccctcctccctcagacccgggAGTCCAGCCCCCAGACCCTCCTCCCTCGGACCCTCCACCTTCAGCACCGGGAGTCCAGGTCCCCAGACCCTCCTCCCTCGGACTCGGGAGTCCAGGTCCCCAGACCCTCCTCCCTTGGACCCTCCTCCCTCAGCCCCGGGAGTCCAGGTCCCCAGACCCTCCTCCCTCGGACCCAGGAGTCCAGCCACCAGACCCTCCTCTCTCGGACCCGGGAGTCCAGGTCCCCAGACCCTCCTCCCTCAGCCCCGGGAGTCCAGGCCCCCAGACCCTCCTCCCTCAAACCCTGGAGTCCAGCCCCCagaccctcctccctcagacctaGGAATCCAGGCCATTTTGTCCTTCAAATCCAAGAGTCCGGGCCCCATCCACCTTTGGAACTTGGGTGTTTGGGACTCCAGGACTCACATTTCTGGCCCCCAACCCCCTGA
- the SPACA6 gene encoding sperm acrosome membrane-associated protein 6 isoform X14 yields the protein MALPAPSALAALVLVVGPAWTCLLCFTTHDDRLQVCQTFAGIEGPKLQECRKALVIAFKGLTEANIYYDERSHLHDLFTQTVHSLQETAEANKSFKDAFTDAAEKMKEEITQLKEAQPCVPPCGLQEFSRLFRCRGCYSTVCDLPLDCPVKDVTVAQGDQALFSCAVNFQLPEEEVAYSWKFAEGGLRTQDQSHFRELRGARGNLARIRPAQAKHQGTFSCEIKHDQRLLARLYFFLNVTRPPPRKEGALQVSFREVLNWTDKEGDVVEPWRPSLGELLAQPGALTPSNQFLLALAAAFLSASLTLLGWMLFRWYVSTS from the exons ATGGCCCTGCCGGCCCCCTCTGCCCTGGCGGCCCTGGTGCTCGTCGTGGGTCCCGCCTGGACCTGCCTGCTTTGCTTCACCACCCACGACGATCGCCTCCAAGTCTGCCAGACCTTTGCCGGGATCGAGGGCCCGAAGCTCCAGGAGTGCAGGAAGGCGCTTGTGATTGCCTTTAAGGGCCTCACGGAGGCCAATATCT ACTACGATGAGAGAAGCCACCTGCACGACCTCTTCACCCAGACGGTCCACTCCCTCCAGGAGACGGCCGAGGCCAACA AGTCCTTTAAGGATGCCTTCACCGATGCCGCggagaaaatgaaagaggaaataacACAGCTTAAAGAAG CCCAGCCCTGCGTCCCTCCCTGCG GTCTCCAGGAGTTCTCCCGGCTCTTCAGGTGCCGCGGGTGCTATTCCACCGTCTGCGACCTCCCGCTGGACTGCCCAG TCAAGGACGTGACGGTGGCGCAGGGCGATCAGGCTCTGTTCTCGTGCGCCGTGAACTTCCAGCTACCCGAGGAGGAGGTCGCCTATTCCTGGAAGTTCGCAGAAGGAGGG CTCCGCACCCAGGACCAGTCTCACTTCCGCGAGCTGCGGGGGGCCCGAGGGAACCTGGCGCGGATCCGGCCGGCGCAGGCCAAGCACCAAGGGACCTTCTCCTGCGAGATCAAGCACGACCAGCGCCTCCTGGCGCGGCTCTACTTCTTCCTCAACG TGACGCGGCCGCCCCCGCGCAAAGAGGGCGCGCTCCAGGTCTCCTTCCGGGAAGTGCTGAACTGGACGGACAAGGAGGGGGACGTGGTCGAGCCCTGGAGGCCGAGCCTGGGCGAGCTGCTGGCCCAGCCCGGGGCGCTGACGCCGAGCAACCAGTTCCTGCTCGCGCTGGCTGCGGCCTTCCTGTCAGCGAGTCTGACCCTGCTTGGGTG GATGCTTTTTCGTTGGTATGTCAGCACCAGCTAA
- the SPACA6 gene encoding sperm acrosome membrane-associated protein 6 isoform X4 produces MKEEITQLKEAQPCVPPCGLQEFSRLFRCRGCYSTVCDLPLDCPATRGGGRLFLEVRRRRAPHPGPVSLPRAAGGPREPGADPAGAGQAPRDLLLRDQARPAPPGAALLLPQRDAAAPAQRGRAPGLLPGSAELDGQGGGRGRALEAEPGRAAGPARGADAEQPVPARAGCGLPVSESDPAWVVSPRARTAPAFLSFLPQTPESRSRPSSLPRVQAPRPSSLRPGSPAPRPSSLGPSTFSTGSPGPQTLLPQTRESSPQTLLPRTLHLQHRESRPPDPPPSDSGVQVPRPSSLGPSSLSPGSPGPQTLLPRTQESSHQTLLSRTRESRSPDPPPSDPGVQVPRPSSLRPGSPAPRPSSLGPSTFSTGSPGPQTLLPRTRESRSPDPPPLDPPPSAPGVQVPRPSSLGPRSPATRPSSLGPGSPGPQTLLPQPRESRPPDPPPSNPGVQPPDPPPSDLGIQAILSFKSKSPGPIHLWNLGVWDSRTHISGPQPPDPTPHAHAPPCFPRMLFRWYVSTS; encoded by the exons atgaaagaggaaataacACAGCTTAAAGAAG CCCAGCCCTGCGTCCCTCCCTGCG GTCTCCAGGAGTTCTCCCGGCTCTTCAGGTGCCGCGGGTGCTATTCCACCGTCTGCGACCTCCCGCTGGACTGCCCAG CTACCCGAGGAGGAGGTCGCCTATTCCTGGAAGTTCGCAGAAGGAGGG CTCCGCACCCAGGACCAGTCTCACTTCCGCGAGCTGCGGGGGGCCCGAGGGAACCTGGCGCGGATCCGGCCGGCGCAGGCCAAGCACCAAGGGACCTTCTCCTGCGAGATCAAGCACGACCAGCGCCTCCTGGCGCGGCTCTACTTCTTCCTCAACG TGACGCGGCCGCCCCCGCGCAAAGAGGGCGCGCTCCAGGTCTCCTTCCGGGAAGTGCTGAACTGGACGGACAAGGAGGGGGACGTGGTCGAGCCCTGGAGGCCGAGCCTGGGCGAGCTGCTGGCCCAGCCCGGGGCGCTGACGCCGAGCAACCAGTTCCTGCTCGCGCTGGCTGCGGCCTTCCTGTCAGCGAGTCTGACCCTGCTTGGGTGGTGAGTCCCCGAGCCCGCACAGCCCCCGCATTTCTGAGCTTCCTCCCTCAGACCCCGGAGTCCAGGTCCAGACCCTCCTCCCTCCCGAGAGTCCAGGCCCCCagaccctcctccctcagacccgggAGTCCAGCCCCCAGACCCTCCTCCCTCGGACCCTCCACCTTCAGCACCGGGAGTCCAGGCCCCCagaccctcctccctcagacccgggAGTCCAGCCCCCAGACCCTCCTCCCTCGGACCCTCCACCTTCAGCACCGGGAGTCCAGGCCCCCAGACCCTCCTCCCTCGGACTCGGGAGTCCAGGTCCCCAGACCCTCCTCCCTTGGACCCTCCTCCCTCAGCCCCGGGAGTCCAGGTCCCCAGACCCTCCTCCCTCGGACCCAGGAGTCCAGCCACCAGACCCTCCTCTCTCGGACCCGGGAGTCCAGGTCCCCagaccctcctccctcagacccgggAGTCCAGGTCCCCagaccctcctccctcagacccgggAGTCCAGCCCCCAGACCCTCCTCCCTCGGACCCTCCACCTTCAGCACCGGGAGTCCAGGTCCCCAGACCCTCCTCCCTCGGACTCGGGAGTCCAGGTCCCCAGACCCTCCTCCCTTGGACCCTCCTCCCTCAGCCCCGGGAGTCCAGGTCCCCAGACCCTCCTCCCTCGGACCCAGGAGTCCAGCCACCAGACCCTCCTCTCTCGGACCCGGGAGTCCAGGTCCCCAGACCCTCCTCCCTCAGCCCCGGGAGTCCAGGCCCCCAGACCCTCCTCCCTCAAACCCTGGAGTCCAGCCCCCagaccctcctccctcagacctaGGAATCCAGGCCATTTTGTCCTTCAAATCCAAGAGTCCGGGCCCCATCCACCTTTGGAACTTGGGTGTTTGGGACTCCAGGACTCACATTTCTGGCCCCCAACCCCCTGACCCTACCCCACATGCACACGCACCTCCTTGTTTCCCCAGGATGCTTTTTCGTTGGTATGTCAGCACCAGCTAA
- the SPACA6 gene encoding sperm acrosome membrane-associated protein 6 isoform X1, with amino-acid sequence MALDLAPPLGRGAHSRPRPAPRGVQRPALPPWKSASSPVTFSRGASGLQEFSRLFRCRGCYSTVCDLPLDCPVKDVTVAQGDQALFSCAVNFQLPEEEVAYSWKFAEGGACPAAPSPPACGHPAAPHPGPVSLPRAAGGPREPGADPAGAGQAPRDLLLRDQARPAPPGAALLLPQRDAAAPAQRGRAPGLLPGSAELDGQGGGRGRALEAEPGRAAGPARGADAEQPVPARAGCGLPVSESDPAWVVSPRARTAPAFLSFLPQTPESRSRPSSLPRVQAPRPSSLRPGSPAPRPSSLGPSTFSTGSPGPQTLLPQTRESSPQTLLPRTLHLQHRESRPPDPPPSDSGVQVPRPSSLGPSSLSPGSPGPQTLLPRTQESSHQTLLSRTRESRSPDPPPSDPGVQVPRPSSLRPGSPAPRPSSLGPSTFSTGSPGPQTLLPRTRESRSPDPPPLDPPPSAPGVQVPRPSSLGPRSPATRPSSLGPGSPGPQTLLPQPRESRPPDPPPSNPGVQPPDPPPSDLGIQAILSFKSKSPGPIHLWNLGVWDSRTHISGPQPPDPTPHAHAPPCFPRMLFRWYVSTS; translated from the exons ATGGCCCTGGATCTAGCTCCGCCTCTGGGGAGGGGGGCACACagcaggccccgccccgcccccagggGCGTACAGAGACCCGCCCTGCCCCCTTGGAAGTCTGCATCCAGCCCGGTGACATTCTCTAGGGGAGCTTCAG GTCTCCAGGAGTTCTCCCGGCTCTTCAGGTGCCGCGGGTGCTATTCCACCGTCTGCGACCTCCCGCTGGACTGCCCAG TCAAGGACGTGACGGTGGCGCAGGGCGATCAGGCTCTGTTCTCGTGCGCCGTGAACTTCCAGCTACCCGAGGAGGAGGTCGCCTATTCCTGGAAGTTCGCAGAAGGAGGG GCGTGCCCTGCAGCCCCCTCGCCTCCAGCCTGCGGGCATCCCGCAGCTCCGCACCCAGGACCAGTCTCACTTCCGCGAGCTGCGGGGGGCCCGAGGGAACCTGGCGCGGATCCGGCCGGCGCAGGCCAAGCACCAAGGGACCTTCTCCTGCGAGATCAAGCACGACCAGCGCCTCCTGGCGCGGCTCTACTTCTTCCTCAACG TGACGCGGCCGCCCCCGCGCAAAGAGGGCGCGCTCCAGGTCTCCTTCCGGGAAGTGCTGAACTGGACGGACAAGGAGGGGGACGTGGTCGAGCCCTGGAGGCCGAGCCTGGGCGAGCTGCTGGCCCAGCCCGGGGCGCTGACGCCGAGCAACCAGTTCCTGCTCGCGCTGGCTGCGGCCTTCCTGTCAGCGAGTCTGACCCTGCTTGGGTGGTGAGTCCCCGAGCCCGCACAGCCCCCGCATTTCTGAGCTTCCTCCCTCAGACCCCGGAGTCCAGGTCCAGACCCTCCTCCCTCCCGAGAGTCCAGGCCCCCagaccctcctccctcagacccgggAGTCCAGCCCCCAGACCCTCCTCCCTCGGACCCTCCACCTTCAGCACCGGGAGTCCAGGCCCCCagaccctcctccctcagacccgggAGTCCAGCCCCCAGACCCTCCTCCCTCGGACCCTCCACCTTCAGCACCGGGAGTCCAGGCCCCCAGACCCTCCTCCCTCGGACTCGGGAGTCCAGGTCCCCAGACCCTCCTCCCTTGGACCCTCCTCCCTCAGCCCCGGGAGTCCAGGTCCCCAGACCCTCCTCCCTCGGACCCAGGAGTCCAGCCACCAGACCCTCCTCTCTCGGACCCGGGAGTCCAGGTCCCCagaccctcctccctcagacccgggAGTCCAGGTCCCCagaccctcctccctcagacccgggAGTCCAGCCCCCAGACCCTCCTCCCTCGGACCCTCCACCTTCAGCACCGGGAGTCCAGGTCCCCAGACCCTCCTCCCTCGGACTCGGGAGTCCAGGTCCCCAGACCCTCCTCCCTTGGACCCTCCTCCCTCAGCCCCGGGAGTCCAGGTCCCCAGACCCTCCTCCCTCGGACCCAGGAGTCCAGCCACCAGACCCTCCTCTCTCGGACCCGGGAGTCCAGGTCCCCAGACCCTCCTCCCTCAGCCCCGGGAGTCCAGGCCCCCAGACCCTCCTCCCTCAAACCCTGGAGTCCAGCCCCCagaccctcctccctcagacctaGGAATCCAGGCCATTTTGTCCTTCAAATCCAAGAGTCCGGGCCCCATCCACCTTTGGAACTTGGGTGTTTGGGACTCCAGGACTCACATTTCTGGCCCCCAACCCCCTGACCCTACCCCACATGCACACGCACCTCCTTGTTTCCCCAGGATGCTTTTTCGTTGGTATGTCAGCACCAGCTAA
- the SPACA6 gene encoding sperm acrosome membrane-associated protein 6 isoform X6, with the protein MALDLAPPLGRGAHSRPRPAPRGVQRPALPPWKSASSPVTFSRGASGLQEFSRLFRCRGCYSTVCDLPLDCPVKDVTVAQGDQALFSCAVNFQLPEEEVAYSWKFAEGGACPAAPSPPACGHPAAPHPGPVSLPRAAGGPREPGADPAGAGQAPRDLLLRDQARPAPPGAALLLPQRDAAAPAQRGRAPGLLPGSAELDGQGGGRGRALEAEPGRAAGPARGADAEQPVPARAGCGLPVSESDPAWVVSPRARTAPAFLSFLPQTPESRSRPSSLPRVQAPRPSSLGLGSPGPQTLLPWTLLPQPRESRSPDPPPSDPGVQPPDPPLSDPGVQVPRPSSLRPGSPAPRPSSLGPSTFSTGSPGPQTLLPRTRESRSPDPPPLDPPPSAPGVQVPRPSSLGPRSPATRPSSLGPGSPGPQTLLPQPRESRPPDPPPSNPGVQPPDPPPSDLGIQAILSFKSKSPGPIHLWNLGVWDSRTHISGPQPPDPTPHAHAPPCFPRMLFRWYVSTS; encoded by the exons ATGGCCCTGGATCTAGCTCCGCCTCTGGGGAGGGGGGCACACagcaggccccgccccgcccccagggGCGTACAGAGACCCGCCCTGCCCCCTTGGAAGTCTGCATCCAGCCCGGTGACATTCTCTAGGGGAGCTTCAG GTCTCCAGGAGTTCTCCCGGCTCTTCAGGTGCCGCGGGTGCTATTCCACCGTCTGCGACCTCCCGCTGGACTGCCCAG TCAAGGACGTGACGGTGGCGCAGGGCGATCAGGCTCTGTTCTCGTGCGCCGTGAACTTCCAGCTACCCGAGGAGGAGGTCGCCTATTCCTGGAAGTTCGCAGAAGGAGGG GCGTGCCCTGCAGCCCCCTCGCCTCCAGCCTGCGGGCATCCCGCAGCTCCGCACCCAGGACCAGTCTCACTTCCGCGAGCTGCGGGGGGCCCGAGGGAACCTGGCGCGGATCCGGCCGGCGCAGGCCAAGCACCAAGGGACCTTCTCCTGCGAGATCAAGCACGACCAGCGCCTCCTGGCGCGGCTCTACTTCTTCCTCAACG TGACGCGGCCGCCCCCGCGCAAAGAGGGCGCGCTCCAGGTCTCCTTCCGGGAAGTGCTGAACTGGACGGACAAGGAGGGGGACGTGGTCGAGCCCTGGAGGCCGAGCCTGGGCGAGCTGCTGGCCCAGCCCGGGGCGCTGACGCCGAGCAACCAGTTCCTGCTCGCGCTGGCTGCGGCCTTCCTGTCAGCGAGTCTGACCCTGCTTGGGTGGTGAGTCCCCGAGCCCGCACAGCCCCCGCATTTCTGAGCTTCCTCCCTCAGACCCCGGAGTCCAGGTCCAGACCCTCCTCCCTCCCGAGAGTCCAG GCCCCCAGACCCTCCTCCCTCGGACTCGGGAGTCCAGGTCCCCAGACCCTCCTCCCTTGGACCCTCCTCCCTCAGCCCCGGGAGTCCAGGTCCCCAGACCCTCCTCCCTCGGACCCAGGAGTCCAGCCACCAGACCCTCCTCTCTCGGACCCGGGAGTCCAGGTCCCCagaccctcctccctcagacccgggAGTCCAG CCCCCAGACCCTCCTCCCTCGGACCCTCCACCTTCAGCACCGGGAGTCCAGGTCCCCAGACCCTCCTCCCTCGGACTCGGGAGTCCAGGTCCCCAGACCCTCCTCCCTTGGACCCTCCTCCCTCAGCCCCGGGAGTCCAGGTCCCCAGACCCTCCTCCCTCGGACCCAGGAGTCCAGCCACCAGACCCTCCTCTCTCGGACCCGGGAGTCCAGGTCCCCAGACCCTCCTCCCTCAGCCCCGGGAGTCCAGGCCCCCAGACCCTCCTCCCTCAAACCCTGGAGTCCAGCCCCCagaccctcctccctcagacctaGGAATCCAGGCCATTTTGTCCTTCAAATCCAAGAGTCCGGGCCCCATCCACCTTTGGAACTTGGGTGTTTGGGACTCCAGGACTCACATTTCTGGCCCCCAACCCCCTGACCCTACCCCACATGCACACGCACCTCCTTGTTTCCCCAGGATGCTTTTTCGTTGGTATGTCAGCACCAGCTAA
- the SPACA6 gene encoding sperm acrosome membrane-associated protein 6 isoform X2: MKEEITQLKEAQPCVPPCGLQEFSRLFRCRGCYSTVCDLPLDCPVKDVTVAQGDQALFSCAVNFQLPEEEVAYSWKFAEGGACPAAPSPPACGHPAAPHPGPVSLPRAAGGPREPGADPAGAGQAPRDLLLRDQARPAPPGAALLLPQRDAAAPAQRGRAPGLLPGSAELDGQGGGRGRALEAEPGRAAGPARGADAEQPVPARAGCGLPVSESDPAWVVSPRARTAPAFLSFLPQTPESRSRPSSLPRVQAPRPSSLRPGSPAPRPSSLGPSTFSTGSPGPQTLLPQTRESSPQTLLPRTLHLQHRESRPPDPPPSDSGVQVPRPSSLGPSSLSPGSPGPQTLLPRTQESSHQTLLSRTRESRSPDPPPSDPGVQVPRPSSLRPGSPAPRPSSLGPSTFSTGSPGPQTLLPRTRESRSPDPPPLDPPPSAPGVQVPRPSSLGPRSPATRPSSLGPGSPGPQTLLPQPRESRPPDPPPSNPGVQPPDPPPSDLGIQAILSFKSKSPGPIHLWNLGVWDSRTHISGPQPPDPTPHAHAPPCFPRMLFRWYVSTS; the protein is encoded by the exons atgaaagaggaaataacACAGCTTAAAGAAG CCCAGCCCTGCGTCCCTCCCTGCG GTCTCCAGGAGTTCTCCCGGCTCTTCAGGTGCCGCGGGTGCTATTCCACCGTCTGCGACCTCCCGCTGGACTGCCCAG TCAAGGACGTGACGGTGGCGCAGGGCGATCAGGCTCTGTTCTCGTGCGCCGTGAACTTCCAGCTACCCGAGGAGGAGGTCGCCTATTCCTGGAAGTTCGCAGAAGGAGGG GCGTGCCCTGCAGCCCCCTCGCCTCCAGCCTGCGGGCATCCCGCAGCTCCGCACCCAGGACCAGTCTCACTTCCGCGAGCTGCGGGGGGCCCGAGGGAACCTGGCGCGGATCCGGCCGGCGCAGGCCAAGCACCAAGGGACCTTCTCCTGCGAGATCAAGCACGACCAGCGCCTCCTGGCGCGGCTCTACTTCTTCCTCAACG TGACGCGGCCGCCCCCGCGCAAAGAGGGCGCGCTCCAGGTCTCCTTCCGGGAAGTGCTGAACTGGACGGACAAGGAGGGGGACGTGGTCGAGCCCTGGAGGCCGAGCCTGGGCGAGCTGCTGGCCCAGCCCGGGGCGCTGACGCCGAGCAACCAGTTCCTGCTCGCGCTGGCTGCGGCCTTCCTGTCAGCGAGTCTGACCCTGCTTGGGTGGTGAGTCCCCGAGCCCGCACAGCCCCCGCATTTCTGAGCTTCCTCCCTCAGACCCCGGAGTCCAGGTCCAGACCCTCCTCCCTCCCGAGAGTCCAGGCCCCCagaccctcctccctcagacccgggAGTCCAGCCCCCAGACCCTCCTCCCTCGGACCCTCCACCTTCAGCACCGGGAGTCCAGGCCCCCagaccctcctccctcagacccgggAGTCCAGCCCCCAGACCCTCCTCCCTCGGACCCTCCACCTTCAGCACCGGGAGTCCAGGCCCCCAGACCCTCCTCCCTCGGACTCGGGAGTCCAGGTCCCCAGACCCTCCTCCCTTGGACCCTCCTCCCTCAGCCCCGGGAGTCCAGGTCCCCAGACCCTCCTCCCTCGGACCCAGGAGTCCAGCCACCAGACCCTCCTCTCTCGGACCCGGGAGTCCAGGTCCCCagaccctcctccctcagacccgggAGTCCAGGTCCCCagaccctcctccctcagacccgggAGTCCAGCCCCCAGACCCTCCTCCCTCGGACCCTCCACCTTCAGCACCGGGAGTCCAGGTCCCCAGACCCTCCTCCCTCGGACTCGGGAGTCCAGGTCCCCAGACCCTCCTCCCTTGGACCCTCCTCCCTCAGCCCCGGGAGTCCAGGTCCCCAGACCCTCCTCCCTCGGACCCAGGAGTCCAGCCACCAGACCCTCCTCTCTCGGACCCGGGAGTCCAGGTCCCCAGACCCTCCTCCCTCAGCCCCGGGAGTCCAGGCCCCCAGACCCTCCTCCCTCAAACCCTGGAGTCCAGCCCCCagaccctcctccctcagacctaGGAATCCAGGCCATTTTGTCCTTCAAATCCAAGAGTCCGGGCCCCATCCACCTTTGGAACTTGGGTGTTTGGGACTCCAGGACTCACATTTCTGGCCCCCAACCCCCTGACCCTACCCCACATGCACACGCACCTCCTTGTTTCCCCAGGATGCTTTTTCGTTGGTATGTCAGCACCAGCTAA
- the SPACA6 gene encoding sperm acrosome membrane-associated protein 6 isoform X3, with translation MKEEITQLKEAQPCVPPCGAAGAIPPSATSRWTAQLPEEEVAYSWKFAEGGACPAAPSPPACGHPAAPHPGPVSLPRAAGGPREPGADPAGAGQAPRDLLLRDQARPAPPGAALLLPQRDAAAPAQRGRAPGLLPGSAELDGQGGGRGRALEAEPGRAAGPARGADAEQPVPARAGCGLPVSESDPAWVVSPRARTAPAFLSFLPQTPESRSRPSSLPRVQAPRPSSLRPGSPAPRPSSLGPSTFSTGSPGPQTLLPQTRESSPQTLLPRTLHLQHRESRPPDPPPSDSGVQVPRPSSLGPSSLSPGSPGPQTLLPRTQESSHQTLLSRTRESRSPDPPPSDPGVQVPRPSSLRPGSPAPRPSSLGPSTFSTGSPGPQTLLPRTRESRSPDPPPLDPPPSAPGVQVPRPSSLGPRSPATRPSSLGPGSPGPQTLLPQPRESRPPDPPPSNPGVQPPDPPPSDLGIQAILSFKSKSPGPIHLWNLGVWDSRTHISGPQPPDPTPHAHAPPCFPRMLFRWYVSTS, from the exons atgaaagaggaaataacACAGCTTAAAGAAG CCCAGCCCTGCGTCCCTCCCTGCG GTGCCGCGGGTGCTATTCCACCGTCTGCGACCTCCCGCTGGACTGCCCAG CTACCCGAGGAGGAGGTCGCCTATTCCTGGAAGTTCGCAGAAGGAGGG GCGTGCCCTGCAGCCCCCTCGCCTCCAGCCTGCGGGCATCCCGCAGCTCCGCACCCAGGACCAGTCTCACTTCCGCGAGCTGCGGGGGGCCCGAGGGAACCTGGCGCGGATCCGGCCGGCGCAGGCCAAGCACCAAGGGACCTTCTCCTGCGAGATCAAGCACGACCAGCGCCTCCTGGCGCGGCTCTACTTCTTCCTCAACG TGACGCGGCCGCCCCCGCGCAAAGAGGGCGCGCTCCAGGTCTCCTTCCGGGAAGTGCTGAACTGGACGGACAAGGAGGGGGACGTGGTCGAGCCCTGGAGGCCGAGCCTGGGCGAGCTGCTGGCCCAGCCCGGGGCGCTGACGCCGAGCAACCAGTTCCTGCTCGCGCTGGCTGCGGCCTTCCTGTCAGCGAGTCTGACCCTGCTTGGGTGGTGAGTCCCCGAGCCCGCACAGCCCCCGCATTTCTGAGCTTCCTCCCTCAGACCCCGGAGTCCAGGTCCAGACCCTCCTCCCTCCCGAGAGTCCAGGCCCCCagaccctcctccctcagacccgggAGTCCAGCCCCCAGACCCTCCTCCCTCGGACCCTCCACCTTCAGCACCGGGAGTCCAGGCCCCCagaccctcctccctcagacccgggAGTCCAGCCCCCAGACCCTCCTCCCTCGGACCCTCCACCTTCAGCACCGGGAGTCCAGGCCCCCAGACCCTCCTCCCTCGGACTCGGGAGTCCAGGTCCCCAGACCCTCCTCCCTTGGACCCTCCTCCCTCAGCCCCGGGAGTCCAGGTCCCCAGACCCTCCTCCCTCGGACCCAGGAGTCCAGCCACCAGACCCTCCTCTCTCGGACCCGGGAGTCCAGGTCCCCagaccctcctccctcagacccgggAGTCCAGGTCCCCagaccctcctccctcagacccgggAGTCCAGCCCCCAGACCCTCCTCCCTCGGACCCTCCACCTTCAGCACCGGGAGTCCAGGTCCCCAGACCCTCCTCCCTCGGACTCGGGAGTCCAGGTCCCCAGACCCTCCTCCCTTGGACCCTCCTCCCTCAGCCCCGGGAGTCCAGGTCCCCAGACCCTCCTCCCTCGGACCCAGGAGTCCAGCCACCAGACCCTCCTCTCTCGGACCCGGGAGTCCAGGTCCCCAGACCCTCCTCCCTCAGCCCCGGGAGTCCAGGCCCCCAGACCCTCCTCCCTCAAACCCTGGAGTCCAGCCCCCagaccctcctccctcagacctaGGAATCCAGGCCATTTTGTCCTTCAAATCCAAGAGTCCGGGCCCCATCCACCTTTGGAACTTGGGTGTTTGGGACTCCAGGACTCACATTTCTGGCCCCCAACCCCCTGACCCTACCCCACATGCACACGCACCTCCTTGTTTCCCCAGGATGCTTTTTCGTTGGTATGTCAGCACCAGCTAA